From a region of the Phycisphaerae bacterium genome:
- a CDS encoding TolC family protein, translating to MKRMTSFSEALFARRMTSVLVLVAGGCQWFSESADRDVYRLINDRQRAALGEAHDFRIERGTSPVSVPGDAYAFVPRPIDSDVPEVFRRAASQPAVDGNPTSAPVVMGSQGYVFPETMPSGTADAEASQPGLLRSEAASRPVSTRPSRPIMTLSGALKYAFQHSRRFQNAKEDLYLAALDLTLERHLWTPRFFGEIGVDLVNQGQDEVWDHALEAVAQAGVRQKLPYGGEITARVIANLVNDLSKRVNEGETGSMLLEANIPLLRGAGRAAYESRYRAERNLIYAVRTYEQYRRSLAVDIAGRYFNLQRLRQQIVNASESVEQFATDMARAEALRRVGRVEQLDVLRADQDRLRAINTEVDAIANYETALDRFKIEIGMPTETEIDVEYPAEVTDSTTEMDGVMEPSSLEDALRMPDVSEEEAVRVALKYRLDFLNDLDRVDDARRGVAVAENNLLPDLRMYGTVQLDTVPERVGVLKYNTDRTGYRTGLRLDLPLDRVAERNALRKSQIALQQAQRALEEAKDIISLQVREAIREVQQQADSLRIQILSRDQALARRRAARLWFDLGKMNNRDVIEAQRELLEAQNRLAEAQSQWRLAILAFRLDTGTLRVDDEGQWYSAVATTAARR from the coding sequence ATGAAGCGGATGACGAGTTTCTCTGAAGCCCTGTTTGCCCGCCGAATGACGTCAGTCCTTGTCTTGGTTGCCGGAGGATGTCAGTGGTTCTCCGAGAGTGCGGACCGTGACGTCTATCGGTTGATTAACGACCGCCAGCGGGCGGCTCTGGGCGAGGCGCATGACTTCCGCATTGAGCGGGGCACCTCGCCCGTGTCGGTGCCGGGAGACGCGTACGCGTTCGTTCCTCGCCCGATAGACAGCGACGTGCCGGAGGTTTTTCGTCGTGCGGCTTCTCAACCTGCGGTGGACGGGAACCCGACTTCAGCACCGGTCGTTATGGGCTCTCAGGGGTATGTATTTCCAGAGACGATGCCTTCGGGGACGGCGGACGCTGAGGCGTCCCAGCCTGGCCTTTTGCGGTCTGAAGCCGCCAGCCGGCCGGTGTCCACCCGGCCGTCTCGACCTATCATGACGTTGTCTGGAGCCCTCAAGTACGCCTTTCAACACTCGCGGCGGTTTCAGAATGCCAAGGAGGATCTGTACCTTGCCGCCTTGGATCTGACCCTGGAGAGACATCTGTGGACACCTCGGTTTTTCGGAGAGATCGGAGTTGACCTCGTCAACCAGGGACAAGACGAGGTTTGGGATCATGCCCTCGAAGCGGTCGCACAGGCAGGGGTTCGACAGAAGTTGCCTTACGGCGGCGAGATCACGGCGCGGGTGATCGCCAACCTGGTCAATGACTTGTCCAAGCGCGTGAATGAGGGTGAGACCGGCTCCATGCTCCTGGAGGCCAATATTCCGTTGCTGCGTGGAGCCGGCCGGGCGGCCTATGAGTCGCGATACAGAGCCGAGCGCAACCTGATCTATGCAGTCCGGACCTATGAGCAGTATCGTCGATCATTGGCCGTGGACATCGCGGGGCGCTACTTCAATCTTCAGCGGCTTCGCCAGCAAATCGTCAACGCGAGCGAGAGTGTCGAGCAGTTCGCGACCGACATGGCCCGCGCCGAGGCTCTTCGTCGGGTCGGCCGCGTGGAACAGTTGGACGTGCTTCGTGCCGATCAGGATCGCCTGCGGGCCATCAACACGGAAGTAGACGCGATCGCCAATTACGAAACCGCCCTGGACCGCTTCAAGATCGAGATCGGTATGCCGACGGAGACCGAAATCGACGTGGAATATCCGGCCGAGGTCACCGATTCCACGACGGAAATGGATGGAGTCATGGAGCCTTCGAGTCTGGAAGATGCTCTTCGAATGCCGGATGTGTCGGAAGAAGAGGCCGTCCGCGTGGCTCTGAAATACCGGCTTGATTTTCTGAACGACCTGGACCGCGTGGACGATGCTCGCCGAGGCGTGGCCGTTGCCGAGAACAATCTTCTGCCGGATCTCAGGATGTACGGCACGGTGCAACTGGACACCGTGCCCGAGCGTGTGGGCGTGCTGAAGTACAACACGGACCGCACAGGTTATCGGACGGGCTTGAGACTGGATCTGCCGTTGGATCGTGTGGCAGAGCGCAACGCGTTACGTAAATCTCAGATCGCGCTTCAGCAGGCGCAACGGGCGCTTGAAGAGGCCAAGGATATCATCAGCCTGCAGGTTCGTGAGGCAATCCGAGAGGTCCAACAGCAGGCCGATTCGCTGCGGATTCAAATACTGAGCCGGGATCAGGCCTTGGCTCGCCGCCGGGCGGCGCGTCTGTGGTTTGACCTGGGAAAAATGAATAACCGGGACGTCATCGAGGCGCAGCGAGAGCTGCTTGAGGCACAGAATCGCCTGGCGGAGGCTCAGTCCCAATGGAGACTGGCGATTCTCGCTTTTCGTCTCGATACCGGAACGCTCCGCGTGGACGACGAGGGCCAGTGGTACTCGGCGGTGGCGACCACGGCCGCGCGGCGTTAA